A stretch of the Cytobacillus luteolus genome encodes the following:
- a CDS encoding SDR family oxidoreductase, whose amino-acid sequence MSNQTNGNGQPPQHQNRQPGLESEMEPKPISEDPTYKGSGKLKDKVAIITGGDSGIGKAVAIYFAKEGADVVISYLNEHNDANETKTEIEQEGRKCVLIPGDIGDEQFCKDIVKQTIDTFGKVDIVVNNAAEQHPQKSLANISSAQLEKTFRTNVFSFFYLTKAALPFLKQGSSIINTASVTAYKGNEQLLDYSATKGAIVTFTRSLSQQLASKGIRVNGVAPGPIWTPLIPSTFPSDQVASFGTTTPMKRAGQPEEVAPSYVFLASDDASYMTGQMIHVNGGEVVNG is encoded by the coding sequence ATGAGCAATCAAACGAACGGCAATGGACAACCCCCGCAGCATCAAAATAGACAACCAGGCTTAGAATCAGAAATGGAGCCAAAGCCCATTTCCGAGGATCCAACCTATAAAGGAAGTGGAAAACTTAAGGATAAGGTTGCCATTATTACAGGTGGAGATAGTGGGATAGGTAAAGCGGTTGCCATCTACTTTGCAAAAGAAGGCGCGGATGTTGTCATTTCGTATCTTAATGAACATAATGATGCAAATGAAACTAAAACTGAGATTGAACAAGAAGGAAGAAAATGTGTTTTGATTCCTGGGGATATAGGGGATGAACAGTTTTGCAAAGATATTGTAAAACAGACAATAGATACATTTGGTAAAGTTGATATTGTCGTAAATAATGCCGCCGAACAACACCCACAGAAAAGTTTAGCTAACATTAGTTCTGCACAGCTTGAAAAAACATTTCGAACAAATGTATTCTCATTCTTTTATTTAACAAAAGCTGCCCTACCATTTTTAAAACAAGGAAGTTCAATTATCAACACAGCGTCAGTAACCGCTTATAAAGGAAATGAACAATTACTTGATTACTCAGCGACAAAGGGGGCAATCGTTACCTTCACACGTTCATTATCACAACAGTTAGCTAGCAAAGGCATTCGTGTAAATGGAGTGGCACCTGGCCCAATCTGGACACCGCTTATCCCTTCTACTTTTCCGAGTGATCAAGTTGCATCATTTGGTACCACAACTCCTATGAAACGTGCCGGCCAGCCAGAAGAAGTCGCACCAAGCTATGTATTTCTAGCAAGCGATGACGCATCCTATATGACTGGTCAAATGATTCATGTTAATGGTGGAGAGGTTGTTAATGGGTAG
- a CDS encoding GNAT family N-acetyltransferase, which produces MDIKIRTAVIEDASQIIEHTRGVIEESTFMLTAPEEYNPTIEKEEEWIRDHLKDGNYLLVAEKSEKIIAVMNFHRSKRSRLSHLGYFSISIQEAYCNMGIGRKLIEELLSWAEQQNDLEKVCLEVFSHNERAIHLYKKLGFIEEGRKVKFVKFTDDFYADEILMYRFV; this is translated from the coding sequence GTGGATATTAAAATCAGAACGGCTGTTATAGAAGATGCTTCACAAATAATAGAACATACAAGAGGTGTAATAGAGGAAAGTACATTTATGTTAACGGCTCCTGAAGAATACAACCCAACCATAGAAAAAGAAGAGGAATGGATACGAGACCACTTGAAGGACGGAAACTATCTTTTAGTTGCAGAAAAAAGTGAGAAAATCATTGCCGTCATGAATTTCCATCGTTCCAAGAGATCACGTTTATCTCATCTTGGTTATTTTAGTATTAGCATTCAAGAGGCTTATTGTAATATGGGTATCGGTAGGAAGCTTATTGAAGAGTTACTCTCATGGGCTGAGCAGCAAAATGACCTTGAAAAAGTCTGCTTAGAAGTATTCTCTCATAATGAACGAGCTATCCATCTCTATAAAAAGCTCGGATTTATTGAAGAAGGAAGAAAAGTAAAGTTTGTCAAATTTACGGATGACTTTTATGCTGACGAGATTCTTATGTATAGATTCGTCTAA